A genome region from Planctomycetaceae bacterium includes the following:
- a CDS encoding type I restriction enzyme HsdR N-terminal domain-containing protein, with translation MALDKATLQKLKRYAQVFKDAADRGANESDTVMYLVKFFEDVLNYDSLAGEISKEVSIKDRYCDFGIKLNGSMAFLVEAKAAGIQTLREKNIEQAENYASRCGIRWVLLTNGIQWQLYHLTFNEGEGIVHDLAFEVNLPDVDLRPDVVWASLEMLTKDSVSVDVLSNFWNQKKALAPASLVRVLFSEPVLSIIRRELNRNAEARLEMTDVFAGVKEVLSRDALLSAGDIALTKKRKKRRKVRKVDTATGQAVEVEVEEEIDSEASDTPSDIEPQPQPGQTPTAPPAAAV, from the coding sequence ATGGCACTGGATAAGGCAACACTTCAGAAGCTGAAGCGGTATGCGCAGGTATTCAAAGACGCTGCTGACCGAGGAGCCAACGAATCTGACACGGTAATGTACTTGGTCAAGTTCTTTGAAGATGTGCTGAACTACGACAGCCTCGCCGGCGAAATCTCCAAAGAAGTCTCCATAAAGGATCGCTATTGCGATTTCGGCATCAAACTCAATGGCTCAATGGCCTTCCTTGTCGAAGCTAAGGCCGCAGGCATCCAGACACTGCGAGAGAAGAACATCGAGCAGGCAGAGAATTACGCTTCCCGCTGCGGTATCCGCTGGGTGCTCCTGACAAACGGAATCCAGTGGCAACTCTACCACCTGACGTTCAACGAAGGGGAAGGGATCGTTCACGACCTCGCGTTCGAGGTCAATCTGCCTGACGTTGATCTGAGGCCCGACGTAGTTTGGGCCTCCCTTGAGATGCTCACTAAAGACAGCGTCTCTGTCGACGTGCTGTCAAACTTCTGGAACCAGAAGAAAGCCCTCGCCCCCGCATCGCTGGTCCGGGTTCTTTTCAGCGAGCCGGTACTGAGCATCATCCGCCGTGAACTGAACCGCAATGCCGAAGCCAGGCTGGAAATGACCGATGTCTTTGCTGGCGTGAAGGAAGTACTAAGCCGAGATGCTCTCCTCTCGGCTGGCGACATCGCGCTGACAAAGAAGCGCAAGAAACGCCGCAAGGTCAGGAAGGTCGACACTGCTACAGGGCAGGCGGTAGAGGTTGAGGTGGAAGAAGAGATCGATTCAGAAGCTTCCGATACGCCATCCGATATTGAACCTCAGCCACAACCTGGGCAAACACCAACGGCGCCTCCGGCGGCGGCTGTATAG
- a CDS encoding DUF3800 domain-containing protein encodes MHFYYLDEAGSTGTDLANTQQPVFVLGGLSVRDEGWNVTQEALDEVLTAYFQGRKPDGFELHAEQLLSPEGQGPFLGHDRARRNELALNILALLTDRHHDVHLFAIDKAKLAAIAAVPDGCEPAPYTIAYDYMITYINWYVKAKLGISARGMLIIDTIDEFRNAIERISVARRFEGTIAHRIKWIVEFSYPVDSRKNPMIQMSDLIVFTAKKFLEVQGGYRDGYPQEAKRFYAECYGLIDSRIKHKTIVPRNGRGSEVVNSFLQTIRAEPGAQWRREYGLS; translated from the coding sequence ATGCATTTTTACTATCTTGACGAGGCTGGGAGCACCGGGACAGACTTGGCAAATACGCAGCAGCCTGTCTTTGTTCTTGGCGGGCTGAGCGTTCGTGACGAAGGCTGGAACGTTACGCAAGAGGCGCTTGACGAAGTTCTTACGGCGTATTTCCAGGGGCGCAAGCCCGACGGGTTTGAATTGCACGCGGAGCAGTTGCTTTCGCCCGAGGGGCAGGGCCCGTTTCTTGGCCATGATCGTGCTCGCCGCAATGAATTGGCCTTGAACATATTGGCTTTGCTGACGGATCGACACCACGATGTGCATCTCTTTGCAATAGACAAAGCCAAACTTGCTGCCATCGCGGCAGTCCCGGACGGATGTGAACCTGCTCCGTATACTATCGCCTATGACTATATGATTACGTACATCAATTGGTATGTGAAGGCAAAGCTGGGGATTAGTGCCAGAGGCATGTTAATCATCGACACCATAGATGAATTCAGGAACGCGATTGAAAGAATCAGTGTTGCCCGACGCTTTGAGGGGACAATTGCACATCGTATCAAGTGGATAGTGGAGTTCAGTTACCCTGTCGATTCTCGCAAGAACCCTATGATACAGATGTCTGATCTTATTGTTTTTACTGCCAAGAAGTTCCTCGAAGTGCAAGGAGGCTATAGGGACGGGTACCCACAAGAGGCCAAGAGGTTTTATGCCGAGTGTTATGGCCTGATCGATTCGAGAATCAAACACAAAACAATCGTTCCACGCAACGGTCGAGGTTCAGAGGTGGTGAACTCATTCCTTCAAACGATACGGGCCGAGCCAGGCGCGCAGTGGAGACGTGAGTACGGGTTGTCCTAG